The Skermanella pratensis genome has a window encoding:
- a CDS encoding DUF1206 domain-containing protein yields the protein MGNLGRFESLARLGYGARGVVYVLVGWFAMMAAIGAGQLTDTKGVLREILQQPFGKALLAVVALGLIGHAAWRIAQAWLDLDGHGAKAKGLVVRGGLLASGAIHVSLAFFAVSLVLGWQGPGSGGGGDGARDWTAWLLSQPFGRWLVGAVGIAVLGAAAGHFVKAWKATFRRYLRADPKTMEMICPIGRIGLAAKGVVFLIIGMFFLTAAWQVDSSESGGLGKALQMLQEQPYGAWVLGVVAAGLFAFGIYSVIEGVYRRIDCPAVIPRFKIAA from the coding sequence ATGGGCAACTTGGGTCGTTTCGAGTCCTTGGCGCGTCTCGGCTACGGAGCCCGCGGCGTCGTCTACGTCTTGGTCGGCTGGTTCGCCATGATGGCCGCGATCGGCGCCGGCCAGCTGACCGACACGAAAGGGGTTCTCCGGGAAATCCTGCAGCAGCCCTTCGGCAAGGCGCTCCTCGCGGTCGTCGCGCTCGGACTGATCGGCCATGCGGCGTGGCGCATCGCCCAGGCCTGGCTCGATCTGGACGGGCACGGCGCCAAGGCCAAGGGGCTGGTGGTCCGGGGCGGCCTTCTGGCGAGCGGGGCGATCCACGTCTCGCTCGCCTTCTTCGCGGTCTCCCTGGTGCTCGGCTGGCAGGGGCCGGGCTCGGGAGGCGGCGGCGACGGAGCCAGGGACTGGACCGCCTGGCTGCTGTCCCAGCCTTTCGGGCGCTGGCTGGTCGGTGCCGTCGGGATAGCGGTCCTGGGGGCCGCCGCGGGACATTTCGTGAAGGCCTGGAAGGCGACCTTCCGCCGCTACCTGCGGGCCGATCCGAAGACGATGGAAATGATCTGCCCGATCGGCCGGATCGGCCTCGCCGCCAAGGGCGTCGTCTTCCTGATCATCGGCATGTTCTTCCTGACCGCCGCCTGGCAGGTCGACTCGTCCGAATCGGGCGGGCTCGGAAAGGCGCTGCAGATGCTTCAGGAACAGCCCTACGGCGCCTGGGTGCTCGGCGTCGTTGCCGCCGGTCTGTTCGCCTTCGGCATCTACAGCGTGATCGAGGGGGTCTACCGGCGGATCGATTGTCCCGCGGTGATCCCCCGCTTCAAGATCGCGGCCTAG
- a CDS encoding rhomboid family intramembrane serine protease, with product MPRIELNAPVTVCYTLAAVAATILPIQGKLAIHGPIRPWDGDFLLSLLTWTLAHGGMTHLLSNFVVILLTGPLLEDRFGSFRMLAVLVTASVSVGLAQCILDPRGALIGASGTVFCLIMLTAMLAGRSGTIPLTVLLVAALYLGREVMALFADDGISQTAHILGGVLGVILGAAMRANSSGAPRQSVSRRS from the coding sequence TTGCCCAGGATCGAACTGAACGCGCCGGTGACCGTCTGCTACACCTTGGCCGCCGTCGCGGCCACCATCCTGCCGATTCAGGGAAAACTGGCGATCCATGGGCCGATCCGTCCGTGGGACGGCGACTTTCTCCTTTCCCTGCTGACCTGGACGCTGGCTCATGGCGGCATGACCCACCTGCTGTCGAACTTCGTGGTGATCCTGCTGACCGGGCCGCTGCTGGAGGATCGATTCGGCTCCTTCAGGATGCTGGCCGTGCTGGTCACGGCATCGGTGTCGGTCGGGCTGGCCCAGTGCATCCTCGACCCAAGGGGCGCCTTGATCGGCGCCAGCGGTACCGTTTTCTGCCTGATCATGCTGACAGCCATGCTGGCCGGGCGGTCCGGCACGATCCCGCTCACCGTGCTGCTGGTGGCCGCCCTCTATCTCGGCCGCGAGGTGATGGCGCTGTTCGCGGACGACGGCATCTCCCAGACGGCGCACATCCTGGGCGGAGTTCTCGGCGTGATCCTGGGGGCCGCCATGCGCGCCAACTCTTCCGGGGCTCCGCGCCAATCCGTCTCCCGCCGGTCCTGA
- a CDS encoding alpha/beta fold hydrolase — protein MAAAILLAALVGFGLWLWTPDKSRGELESRYLDAPADMVDVAGLRLHVRDGGPREAPAVILIHGFGSSLHTWEAWAGGLSPGYRVIRFDLPGSGLSEPDPTGDYTVGRSVEILTAVMDRMEIDRASLVGNSLGGRVAWNFAARNPGRVDKLVLISPDGFASPGEEYGRRTEVPFPMKLMRYALPRVLLGMNLAPAYGDPGRMSDAYLDRYHDLIRAPGVRDAMIARMEQAVREDPVPLLRLIQAPTLLLWGEKDALIPVANAEDYLLALPHGTLVRLPGIGHVPQEEAPAASLEPVKDFLAR, from the coding sequence ATGGCGGCGGCCATCCTGCTCGCCGCCCTGGTCGGATTCGGCCTTTGGCTGTGGACGCCCGACAAGTCCAGGGGAGAGCTGGAATCCCGGTATCTCGACGCGCCGGCCGACATGGTGGACGTGGCGGGCTTGCGCCTGCATGTGCGCGACGGCGGCCCGCGGGAGGCTCCGGCGGTGATCCTGATCCACGGCTTCGGGTCGAGCCTGCACACCTGGGAGGCATGGGCCGGCGGCCTGTCCCCCGGTTACCGGGTGATCCGCTTCGACCTCCCCGGCTCCGGCCTGTCGGAGCCGGACCCGACGGGCGACTACACGGTCGGACGCAGCGTGGAGATCCTGACGGCCGTGATGGACAGGATGGAGATCGACCGGGCGAGCCTGGTGGGCAACTCCCTGGGCGGGCGGGTCGCCTGGAACTTCGCCGCCCGGAACCCCGGGCGGGTCGACAAGCTCGTGCTGATCTCTCCCGACGGTTTCGCTAGCCCCGGTGAGGAATACGGGCGCCGCACGGAGGTGCCCTTCCCCATGAAGCTGATGCGCTACGCCCTGCCGCGCGTCCTGCTGGGAATGAACCTGGCGCCGGCCTACGGCGATCCGGGCAGGATGAGCGATGCCTATCTCGACCGCTACCACGACCTGATCCGGGCTCCCGGCGTCCGGGACGCGATGATCGCCCGGATGGAGCAGGCGGTACGCGAGGACCCCGTGCCCCTGCTGCGGCTTATCCAGGCTCCGACCCTGCTGCTGTGGGGCGAAAAGGACGCCCTGATCCCGGTCGCCAACGCCGAGGATTATTTGCTGGCCCTGCCCCACGGCACGCTGGTGCGTCTGCCCGGCATCGGCCATGTCCCCCAGGAGGAAGCCCCCGCCGCCTCCCTGGAGCCGGTCAAGGACTTCCTGGCGCGGTGA
- a CDS encoding CobW family GTP-binding protein, which produces MADAVTSDALPPVTVNILTGFLGSGKTSLLKRLLAQPDLKDSAVLINEFGEIGIDHFLIEEVDEDVVLLKSGCICCTIRGDLKEALLDLDQRRAAGRVPAFGRLILETTGLADPAPIVATLVADPALRHHFRIGNIVTVVDAVNGARNLDAHPESVRQAAVADRLILSKTDLADAETVDLVERRLAALNPTADIIRLDESRTPDVSLFTGDIHDAGARRDEVARWLVSETVEQHHHHGRPDVSRHGDVRAFLLASPTPLDWARFGLWLSMLLNRHGTEVLRIKGLLSIRGVDSPVVVQGVQHLIHKPVHLDAWPDGVAGTRIVVIAQGLDPALVRRSFKAFVDPPAGHQTT; this is translated from the coding sequence GTGGCTGACGCCGTGACCTCCGACGCGCTGCCGCCGGTGACTGTCAATATCCTCACCGGCTTCCTGGGCTCGGGCAAGACCTCGCTGCTGAAGCGGCTGCTCGCCCAGCCGGACCTGAAGGACTCGGCGGTCCTGATCAACGAGTTCGGCGAGATCGGCATCGATCATTTCCTGATCGAGGAGGTCGATGAGGACGTGGTCCTCCTGAAGAGCGGATGCATCTGCTGCACCATCCGCGGCGACCTGAAGGAGGCGCTTCTGGACCTGGACCAGCGGCGCGCGGCCGGGCGGGTGCCCGCCTTCGGCCGGCTGATCCTGGAAACGACGGGGCTGGCCGACCCGGCGCCGATCGTCGCGACCCTGGTGGCGGACCCGGCACTGCGCCATCACTTCCGGATCGGCAACATCGTGACGGTGGTGGATGCCGTCAACGGCGCGCGGAACCTCGACGCTCATCCGGAATCGGTGCGGCAGGCCGCCGTGGCGGACCGGCTCATCCTGTCCAAGACCGATCTGGCGGACGCCGAGACGGTCGATCTGGTCGAGCGCAGGCTGGCCGCGCTGAACCCGACGGCGGACATCATCCGGCTCGACGAATCCCGGACGCCGGACGTGTCGCTGTTCACCGGCGACATCCACGACGCCGGCGCCCGCCGGGACGAAGTCGCGCGCTGGCTGGTTTCCGAAACCGTGGAACAGCATCACCACCATGGCCGCCCGGACGTGAGTCGCCACGGCGACGTGCGGGCCTTCCTGCTGGCATCGCCGACGCCGCTCGACTGGGCCCGCTTCGGGCTCTGGCTGTCGATGCTGCTCAACCGCCACGGCACGGAAGTGCTTCGCATCAAGGGACTGCTGTCGATCCGGGGAGTGGACTCACCCGTCGTCGTCCAGGGCGTGCAGCACCTGATCCACAAGCCGGTTCACCTCGACGCCTGGCCCGACGGCGTCGCCGGCACGCGTATCGTGGTCATCGCCCAGGGGCTGGACCCGGCTCTCGTCCGGCGATCCTTCAAGGCCTTCGTCGATCCGCCGGCCGGGCACCAGACGACGTAG
- the fahA gene encoding fumarylacetoacetase yields the protein MHPNDPSLKSFVTVAPDSHFPIQNLPFGVFSADAGQAPRVGVAIGDQILDLAVIEEAGLLDAGSGAVGVFARPSLNPFIALGHDAWRRVRARVSELLRHDGPILRDDPALRARALVPMAGARLHLPVEVGDYTDFYSSKEHATNVGSMFRDPKNALLPNWLHLPVGYNGRASSVVVSGTRVRRPNGQTKAPADEKPGFGPSRKLDIELETAFIVGQGNDLGEPIPVGEAERHIFGMVLMNDWSARDIQQWEYVPLGPFNAKSFATSISPWVVTLDALEPFRVPGPPQEPEPMPYLRQIGKASVDLHLEVALRPDGRTDATMVCRTNFRHLYWSMAQQLAHHTVSGCNTRVGDLMGSGTISGPEPDSLGSLLELTWNGRNPLALAGGGERSFLEDGDEVTITGWCQGDGYRVGFGEVAGRVMPALS from the coding sequence ATGCACCCCAACGATCCCTCCCTCAAGTCCTTCGTGACGGTGGCGCCGGACAGCCACTTTCCGATCCAGAACCTGCCCTTCGGGGTGTTCTCGGCCGATGCCGGTCAGGCGCCCCGGGTCGGCGTCGCGATCGGCGACCAAATCCTCGATCTGGCGGTGATCGAGGAGGCCGGTTTGCTGGACGCGGGTTCCGGCGCCGTCGGGGTATTCGCCCGGCCGAGCCTGAACCCCTTCATCGCGCTGGGGCATGACGCCTGGCGGCGGGTGCGGGCACGGGTCAGCGAATTGCTGCGCCACGACGGCCCGATCCTCCGGGACGACCCGGCCCTGCGCGCCCGCGCCCTGGTGCCGATGGCCGGTGCGCGTCTGCACCTGCCGGTCGAAGTCGGCGATTACACCGATTTTTATTCGTCCAAGGAACACGCCACCAATGTCGGGTCGATGTTCCGGGACCCGAAGAACGCGCTTCTGCCCAACTGGCTGCACCTGCCGGTCGGGTACAACGGCCGGGCCAGCTCGGTGGTGGTCAGCGGCACGCGGGTGCGCCGGCCCAACGGCCAGACCAAGGCGCCGGCCGACGAGAAGCCCGGCTTCGGACCGAGCCGCAAGCTCGACATCGAACTGGAGACCGCCTTCATCGTCGGCCAAGGCAACGACCTGGGCGAGCCGATCCCCGTGGGCGAGGCGGAGCGGCACATCTTCGGCATGGTGCTGATGAACGACTGGAGCGCCCGCGACATCCAGCAGTGGGAATACGTGCCGCTCGGGCCGTTCAACGCCAAGAGTTTCGCGACCTCGATCTCGCCCTGGGTGGTCACTCTGGATGCTCTGGAGCCGTTCCGGGTGCCCGGTCCGCCGCAGGAACCGGAGCCGATGCCCTATCTCCGACAGATCGGCAAGGCGTCGGTCGACCTCCACCTGGAGGTGGCGTTGCGGCCGGACGGACGTACCGACGCCACCATGGTCTGCCGGACGAACTTCAGGCACCTGTACTGGAGCATGGCGCAGCAACTCGCCCACCACACGGTATCGGGCTGCAACACCCGCGTGGGCGACCTGATGGGCTCCGGCACGATCAGCGGCCCGGAGCCGGACAGCCTCGGCAGCTTGCTGGAACTGACCTGGAACGGCCGGAACCCGCTCGCCCTGGCGGGAGGCGGCGAGCGCTCGTTCCTGGAGGACGGGGACGAGGTGACCATCACCGGCTGGTGCCAGGGAGACGGCTATCGCGTGGGCTTCGGCGAGGTCGCGGGGCGCGTGATGCCGGCCCTCAGCTGA
- a CDS encoding D-amino acid dehydrogenase: protein MRHIAVIGAGITGVTTAYALAGKGYAVTVFDRQRYAAMETSFANGGQLSASNAEVWNHWSTVVKGIAWMLKSDAPLLMNPSPNWHKYSWMAEFVGNIRHYRANTVATTRLAIQARRHLFDMAEQERIDFDLETRGILHFYRDRKSFEHAGRVNGMLVEGGLDRRPVTPAEIRAIEPALPGDFHGGFFTPSDATGDIHKFTRGLAKACVRHGVRFVHDATVERIEHMGPGVRIVWSGAGEADPAARDELVADGVVICAGVASRKFAAMVGDRVNIYPVKGYSITVHLDDDASREAAPWVSLLDDKAKIVTSRLGRDRLRVAGTAEFNGENRDIRADRIRPLVDWTRGLFPTVDTGRVEPWSGLRPMMPDMMPRVGAGRRPGVFYNTGHGHLGWTLSAATARIIAEKIALAMPVDLPVTETRAAA, encoded by the coding sequence ATGCGCCACATCGCCGTCATCGGCGCCGGTATCACCGGCGTGACCACCGCCTACGCCCTCGCCGGGAAGGGCTATGCCGTCACCGTGTTCGACCGCCAGCGCTACGCCGCGATGGAGACGTCGTTCGCCAACGGCGGCCAGCTTTCCGCCAGCAACGCGGAGGTCTGGAACCACTGGTCCACGGTCGTCAAGGGCATCGCCTGGATGCTGAAGAGCGACGCGCCGCTCCTGATGAACCCGTCGCCCAACTGGCACAAATATTCATGGATGGCGGAATTCGTCGGCAACATCCGCCACTACCGGGCCAACACGGTCGCGACCACCCGGCTCGCCATCCAGGCGCGGCGCCACCTGTTCGACATGGCGGAGCAGGAGCGCATCGACTTCGACCTGGAGACCCGCGGCATCCTGCACTTCTACCGCGACCGCAAGAGCTTCGAGCATGCCGGCCGCGTCAACGGGATGCTGGTCGAGGGCGGGCTGGACCGGCGCCCCGTGACGCCGGCCGAGATCCGCGCCATCGAGCCGGCGCTGCCGGGCGACTTCCACGGCGGCTTCTTCACGCCGTCGGACGCCACCGGAGACATCCACAAGTTCACCCGCGGCCTTGCCAAGGCGTGCGTCCGGCACGGCGTTCGCTTCGTCCATGACGCCACGGTCGAGCGGATCGAGCATATGGGCCCGGGCGTCAGGATCGTCTGGTCCGGAGCCGGCGAGGCGGACCCCGCGGCCCGCGACGAACTGGTCGCCGACGGCGTCGTCATCTGCGCCGGCGTGGCCAGCCGGAAGTTCGCCGCGATGGTCGGCGACCGGGTGAACATCTATCCGGTCAAGGGATACTCGATCACGGTCCATCTCGACGACGACGCGAGCCGCGAGGCGGCCCCCTGGGTCAGCCTGCTGGACGACAAGGCCAAGATCGTCACCAGCCGGCTGGGGCGCGACCGCCTGCGCGTCGCCGGCACCGCGGAGTTCAACGGCGAGAACCGCGACATTCGCGCCGATCGGATCCGGCCGCTGGTCGACTGGACCCGGGGCCTGTTCCCGACGGTCGATACCGGGCGGGTGGAACCATGGAGCGGCCTGCGTCCCATGATGCCGGACATGATGCCGCGCGTCGGCGCGGGGCGCCGCCCCGGGGTTTTCTACAACACCGGCCACGGCCATCTCGGCTGGACGCTCTCCGCGGCCACCGCCCGGATCATCGCGGAGAAGATCGCCCTCGCCATGCCGGTCGACCTGCCCGTCACGGAGACCCGGGCGGCCGCCTGA
- a CDS encoding response regulator, with amino-acid sequence MPFTGDTATSTEHTSARRILVCEDNHLIAMGLASILTREGYTVLGPVDTGEEALRTAFLDLPDLVLLDIGLASAVDGISVAAELHPMGVSVIFVTSDYQRAAMDGREYASDVLIKPVRVSAVLNSVAATLAKRPPQEKRQAALLAS; translated from the coding sequence ATGCCTTTCACTGGAGACACCGCCACCAGTACGGAACACACCAGCGCGCGGCGCATCCTGGTCTGTGAGGACAACCATTTGATCGCCATGGGGTTGGCGTCCATCCTGACCAGGGAAGGCTACACCGTCCTGGGGCCGGTCGACACCGGCGAGGAAGCCCTTCGTACGGCATTCCTTGACCTGCCTGACCTGGTGCTGCTCGATATCGGATTGGCAAGCGCCGTCGACGGCATATCGGTGGCGGCCGAACTGCATCCGATGGGGGTGAGCGTCATTTTCGTGACCTCCGACTACCAGAGGGCGGCCATGGACGGTCGGGAATACGCATCGGACGTCCTGATCAAGCCCGTGCGCGTCAGTGCGGTGCTGAACTCCGTGGCCGCCACTCTCGCCAAGAGACCGCCGCAGGAGAAGCGCCAAGCCGCCCTGCTCGCATCCTGA
- a CDS encoding thiol-disulfide oxidoreductase DCC family protein — translation MNAPRLSPPAATVYYDGACPICSREIAFYRRRDAAGRVRWHDLRREPVDPSLDGITQAAALARFHLRRADGTVVSGAAAFATLWSLTPGFRGLGALARLPGMIWVLERGYDLFLRLRPLPSSTGACPEDRCGT, via the coding sequence ATGAACGCGCCACGCTTATCCCCTCCCGCCGCGACCGTCTACTATGACGGCGCCTGCCCGATCTGCTCTCGCGAGATCGCCTTCTATCGCCGGCGCGATGCGGCAGGGCGCGTCCGCTGGCACGATCTGCGCCGGGAGCCGGTCGACCCGTCCCTGGACGGGATCACCCAGGCGGCGGCGCTCGCCCGTTTCCATCTCCGCCGCGCGGACGGCACGGTGGTTTCGGGCGCTGCGGCTTTCGCCACCCTCTGGTCCTTGACTCCCGGCTTCCGGGGGCTCGGCGCCCTGGCGCGCCTGCCGGGCATGATCTGGGTGCTGGAGCGCGGCTACGATCTCTTCCTGCGCCTGCGCCCCCTGCCGTCGTCCACGGGCGCCTGCCCGGAAGATCGCTGCGGCACATGA
- the hmgA gene encoding homogentisate 1,2-dioxygenase, which translates to MATELAYQSGFGNGFESEALPGALPVGRNSPQRCAYGLYAEQLSGSPFTAPRASNERSWLYRIRPTVANWGRFAKADAGLWCTAPCVEVEIPPAPMRWDPVPIPSQRLSLVEGVRTITTAGDAGSQTGMAAHVYLATRSMEDEYFYNADGEMLFVPQQGALRLRTEFGVIDIEPGEIAVIPRGVKFKAELRDGPARGYLCENYGGGLTLPERGPIGANCLANPRDFLTPVAAYEDRDAPSTLTVKWGGSLWVTEIAHSPLDVVAWHGNYAPFKYDLRRYSPVGPVLFDHADPSIFTVLTSPSETPGTANIDFVIFPERWMVAENTFRPPWYHMNVMSEFMGLIHGVYDAKTGGGFVPGGFSLHNMMLPHGPDMDAFEKASNAELKPHKLEGTLAFMFETRFPQRVSAYAVGLEQLQQDYGTYGTRLRKHFDPGRR; encoded by the coding sequence ATGGCAACCGAACTGGCCTACCAATCCGGCTTCGGCAACGGTTTCGAATCCGAAGCGCTGCCCGGCGCCCTGCCGGTCGGCCGCAACTCGCCGCAGCGATGCGCCTATGGCCTTTATGCTGAACAGCTCAGCGGCTCGCCCTTCACGGCGCCGCGGGCGTCCAACGAGCGCTCCTGGCTGTACCGCATCCGGCCGACCGTCGCCAACTGGGGCCGGTTCGCCAAGGCCGACGCCGGCCTGTGGTGCACGGCGCCCTGCGTCGAGGTCGAGATCCCGCCGGCACCGATGCGCTGGGACCCGGTGCCGATCCCCTCGCAGCGTCTCTCCCTCGTGGAGGGCGTGCGGACCATCACCACGGCGGGCGACGCCGGCAGCCAGACCGGAATGGCGGCCCACGTCTATCTCGCCACCCGTTCCATGGAGGACGAGTATTTCTACAACGCCGACGGCGAGATGCTGTTCGTGCCCCAGCAGGGCGCGTTGCGGCTGCGCACCGAGTTCGGCGTCATCGACATCGAGCCCGGCGAGATCGCGGTGATTCCGCGCGGGGTGAAGTTCAAGGCCGAACTGCGTGACGGTCCGGCCCGCGGCTATCTGTGCGAGAACTACGGCGGCGGCCTGACGCTGCCGGAGCGCGGCCCGATCGGCGCCAACTGCCTCGCCAATCCGAGGGACTTCCTCACCCCCGTCGCCGCCTACGAGGACCGCGACGCGCCGTCGACGCTGACCGTGAAGTGGGGCGGCTCGCTGTGGGTGACGGAGATCGCCCACTCGCCGCTCGACGTGGTCGCGTGGCACGGCAACTATGCGCCCTTCAAATACGACCTGCGGCGCTACTCGCCGGTCGGCCCCGTCCTGTTCGACCATGCCGACCCCTCGATCTTCACGGTGCTGACATCGCCCTCGGAGACGCCGGGCACGGCGAACATCGACTTCGTCATCTTTCCCGAGCGCTGGATGGTGGCCGAGAACACCTTCCGGCCGCCCTGGTACCACATGAACGTCATGAGCGAGTTCATGGGACTGATCCATGGCGTCTATGACGCGAAGACCGGCGGCGGCTTCGTGCCTGGCGGCTTCTCACTGCACAACATGATGCTGCCGCACGGGCCCGACATGGACGCCTTCGAGAAGGCGAGCAACGCCGAGCTAAAGCCGCACAAGCTGGAAGGCACCCTGGCCTTCATGTTCGAGACGCGCTTCCCGCAGCGGGTGTCGGCCTACGCCGTTGGACTGGAGCAGCTCCAGCAGGACTACGGCACTTATGGTACGCGGTTGCGCAAGCATTTCGATCCCGGACGCCGCTGA
- a CDS encoding aldo/keto reductase, whose product MEYRQLGRSGLKVSALTLGTMTFGGKGSFAKTGNTDPAGARRQIDMCLDAGINLYDTADVYSSGLSEEILGEAVADRRDRLLITTKARFPMGTDPNDRGLSRHHLVRACEASLRRLKTDYIDLYQLHEWDGLTPLEETLAALDDLVRSGKVRYVGVSNFSGWHLMKALGISERDGFVRPVSQQIHYTLQAREAEYELAPIAVDQGVGILVWSPLAGGLLSGKYRRGQPEPAGTRKANDWREPPVRDLDKLHDIVEVLVEIAEARSVSAAQVALAWLLGRPGVASAVIGARTDEQLADNLKAAELTLGADERTRLDEVSRPPLLYPYWHQANTASDRLSAADLVLIAPHLKA is encoded by the coding sequence ATGGAATATCGTCAACTTGGCCGATCCGGCCTCAAGGTATCGGCGCTGACGCTCGGCACGATGACGTTCGGCGGCAAGGGAAGCTTCGCCAAGACCGGCAACACCGATCCGGCCGGCGCCCGCCGCCAGATCGACATGTGCCTGGATGCCGGGATCAACCTCTATGATACGGCCGACGTCTATTCGAGCGGCCTGTCCGAGGAGATCCTGGGAGAGGCCGTCGCGGACCGGCGCGACCGGCTGCTGATCACCACGAAGGCGCGCTTTCCCATGGGAACGGACCCCAACGACCGGGGCCTGTCCCGCCACCATCTCGTCCGCGCCTGTGAGGCGAGCCTCCGGCGGCTGAAGACCGATTATATCGACCTCTACCAGCTCCACGAGTGGGACGGACTGACCCCGCTGGAGGAAACGCTGGCGGCACTCGACGACCTCGTCCGCTCGGGAAAGGTCCGCTATGTCGGCGTGTCGAACTTCTCCGGCTGGCACCTGATGAAGGCACTGGGGATCTCGGAGCGGGACGGGTTCGTCCGCCCGGTTTCGCAGCAGATCCATTACACGCTGCAAGCCCGCGAAGCGGAATACGAGCTGGCGCCGATCGCGGTCGACCAGGGCGTCGGAATCCTCGTCTGGTCGCCGCTGGCGGGGGGACTGCTCTCCGGGAAGTACCGGCGCGGCCAGCCAGAGCCGGCGGGCACGCGCAAGGCCAACGACTGGCGCGAGCCGCCGGTGCGCGACCTCGACAAGCTCCACGACATCGTCGAAGTGCTGGTGGAGATCGCGGAGGCGCGCAGCGTCTCGGCCGCCCAGGTCGCCCTGGCATGGCTGCTCGGCAGGCCGGGCGTCGCGTCGGCGGTGATCGGCGCGCGCACCGACGAACAGCTCGCCGATAACCTCAAGGCGGCCGAACTCACCCTCGGCGCGGACGAGCGGACCCGGCTGGACGAGGTCAGCCGGCCGCCCCTGCTCTATCCCTACTGGCACCAGGCGAACACCGCATCCGACCGCCTGTCGGCGGCTGACCTGGTCCTGATCGCCCCCCACCTGAAGGCATGA
- a CDS encoding polysaccharide deacetylase family protein, translating into MAKEILVSYGVDVDAVAGWLGSYGGEDSPCDISRGVFAGRVGSMRLLRMFEKWGIRTTWFMPGHSIETFREQMKAVADAGHEVGMHGYSHENPIAMTPVQEEAIFDKCVDLIAELSGKPPRGYVAPWWEFGSKTNELLLKKGIKYDHSLMHNDHHPYYVTVGDQWTKIDYSQHPSAWMKPYVSGEETDLIEIPASWYLDDLPPMMFIKASPNSHGFVNPHDIEQMWRDQFDWVYENYDYAVFPLTIHPDVSGKPHVLQMHQRLFDYLKGHDGVRFVTMEEIAGDFARRFPKSGSARPQS; encoded by the coding sequence ATGGCAAAAGAGATTCTGGTATCCTACGGGGTCGACGTGGACGCGGTCGCGGGCTGGCTCGGGTCCTACGGCGGCGAGGACAGCCCCTGCGACATCTCCCGCGGGGTGTTCGCCGGGCGGGTCGGAAGCATGCGGCTGCTGCGCATGTTCGAGAAATGGGGGATCAGGACGACCTGGTTCATGCCCGGCCACTCGATAGAGACCTTCCGGGAGCAGATGAAGGCCGTCGCCGACGCCGGCCACGAGGTCGGGATGCATGGCTACAGCCATGAGAACCCCATCGCCATGACCCCGGTGCAGGAAGAAGCGATCTTCGACAAATGCGTCGACCTGATCGCCGAACTGTCGGGCAAGCCGCCGCGCGGCTATGTGGCGCCCTGGTGGGAGTTCGGCTCCAAGACCAACGAGCTGCTCCTGAAGAAGGGCATCAAGTACGATCACTCGCTGATGCACAACGACCACCATCCCTATTACGTGACGGTCGGCGACCAGTGGACGAAGATCGACTATTCCCAGCATCCGTCGGCCTGGATGAAACCCTACGTATCGGGCGAGGAAACCGACCTGATCGAGATCCCCGCCTCCTGGTACCTGGACGACCTGCCGCCGATGATGTTCATCAAGGCGTCGCCGAACAGCCACGGCTTCGTCAATCCGCACGACATCGAACAGATGTGGCGCGACCAGTTCGACTGGGTGTACGAGAACTACGACTACGCGGTCTTCCCGCTGACCATCCACCCCGACGTTTCGGGCAAGCCGCACGTGCTTCAGATGCACCAGCGCCTGTTCGACTACCTGAAAGGTCACGACGGCGTCCGGTTCGTCACGATGGAGGAGATCGCCGGGGACTTCGCCCGGAGATTCCCGAAGTCGGGCTCGGCACGGCCCCAGTCGTGA